The Candidatus Methylomirabilis tolerans DNA window TGGACGATCGTCTTGACGGTGACAATGGGGATGGCCTTGGCATCGAATGCTACTTGACGCCGCCTGTCCGTAGCGCCTTCAAGACGCATCTGGTTGGCGCGGAACGCTGGAAACTTCTCCAACAACATCATATGCGCGGCCATTGCGCCGCAACTGCGACGGAGTCGAACCTGTTTCTTCGCCATGTTCCCTCCTCGGTGTCAGAGTGAAGCGATCGAGCCTCTGGTTACCTCTATACGCCGCGGCCCACGAATCCTGCTCACAGGGGGAGGCTATCAGCGACTAAACAGGAAGTCAAGTTAAAGCTACGTACTCCAACACCGCATACAAGGCGATTCGGCAGGACATATTTTGCGGCACTCACCCGGTCGAGGGCGGCGGTCGTGAGGCTCGCGGCTGTGAGGCTGCGACTTTCGGAGGTGTCTCGCTGCCGGCTTTTGTTTATTATTCCCATGAATGCTCTCCCGCCACCTCAACTCTTCCCTTCTGAAGACCGTTCTGCACGCTTGCGTCCATCGGGTGTGTTCGCCAAGATCAGCGTCGCGTTTCCACATGCGGGACATACTTTCTGGCGAGTTGACTGGCGCCACAAGCTATAGAGAAGGCCGGGAATTACAAACGCCAACCAAAGCACGACCTCGATCACAAATGAGCCTTTAGTCTTTGATCGAGTCTCGTCAGTCTGAGCACCGCAGGTTGTGCAGATTAGAAGTTGCCCGGAGCGCCTTGACGCCAAGAGGGCGCGCGCGCCCAGCGCAAAGATCGCCACGACTAGCAGCAACGGGATCAGCCACGCGAGCAATTCCATCAGGGTCGTCCTCCCAAAATCGAGTGCAAGGTGCAGTGCGCCTTACTGTCACAAAACCGGGTGCGCTGTCCCGTCACGACCTCGCCTATGCGTCGCTGCGGTACGCCGATCTGCTTTGCTAGACGGTACTGCGTGATACCCATCGGCTTCAGACACTCCTCCAGTAGGATTTCGCCTAGGATAGGGTGAGGTACTTTGCACATAGCTTAGATGAACACGGCGGGTGACACCTGAAACCGCTTTGCCAAAAGACGAACCTGCCGAATGTTCAATTCCCGCCGGCCATTCAGGATTTCGGATACGACGCCCTGAGAGTCGATGTCTGACAAGTCCGTTTGGTTCAACCCATGCTCTT harbors:
- a CDS encoding helix-turn-helix domain-containing protein, producing MCKVPHPILGEILLEECLKPMGITQYRLAKQIGVPQRRIGEVVTGQRTRFCDSKAHCTLHSILGGRP